In Paraglaciecola sp. T6c, the sequence CCAACTAGAACAAGAAGCCATTAGCGAGATAGAATACGAGAAAAGCCATAGAGGTAATCGTTAAGTACACGCGATTGTTACCCCGACAAAGGATTTCAAAATGATGACTAACGTAAAAGCGACAATCGGTTGTTTACTTCTTTTACTCGCTGTTCTTTCCTCGACTGTGTTAGCGTTTGAGCGCACTACCATTGCTGAAGATGCCCAAGATGTCACCCCATTGCTAGTCGGCCATTTTGCCCCGAACACCAAATTGCAAACCGCTGATGGCGCGCCAGTCAGCTTGAAAGCCATCACTATGCAAAAGCCCACTGTGTTAATTTTTTATCGTGGTGGCTGGTGTCCTTACTGTAATCGTCAGTTGGCTGGACTGAAAGACATTGAAAAATCTCTGGATGATTTGGGTTATCAAATATTAGCGATATCCCCTGAAACGCCAGCGCAACTGCAAGCTCAAAAACTGCAAAGCAAATTTACCGTACAGTTACTTTCTGATAGCAAGCTAGAGACCATACGCGGTTTTGGTATTGGTTATTATGTGCCTGAAGACAAAACCGCTCAGTACAAAGAAAAGAAAGGCATAGAGTTAAATGCATCAGCTGAAGCAGGGCGGGGTGTATTACCAGCACCAGCTGTGTTTATTCTAGATGAACAGGGGGTGATCAAATTCAGTTACGTGAACCCTGACTACAAACAACGATTATCGCCTGAATTCCTTTATCAAGCGGCTAAGTATTCGCTTTAACACTCGATGCGCGAAATGCGGAGTAAAGATAGGCACAAATGGTGTTAAGTTCTTGCCCCGATTGAGTAAATCGTGAAGTATAATAAACAACTCAGTGATATTTTGTATCTGATTTACTTGAAGGGCAGGCGGCTATTTCTTTGTTATCTATTGTGCTTTTAATCACTTTCCCTAATCGGCTCGCGCAAGGTTCGGACTCTCGATGTTAGGGCTAGCCCAGACGCCAGTCACCCAGCTAAAAGGGGTTGGCAGCAAAGTCGCTGAAAAGTTGGTTAAGCTTGGCCTGCAATCAGTGCAGGACTTGTTATTTCACTTGCCCCATCGTTATGAAGATCGGACCCGCATTTATCCCATCGCTGAGCTAATGCCGCATTTGCATACCAGTGTCGAAGGCGAAGTCATGTCTAGCGATGTGCAGTTTGGCCGTAAACGCATGCTAATAGTGCGGATCAGCGACGGCACAGGCACCATCACATTACGCTTTTTTCATTTTTCAGCGGCGCAAAAAAACAGCTTAGAAAACGGTACACGCATTCGTTGTTTCGGTGAGGTACGTGCGGGCAAATATGGCCTAGAGATCATGCACCCAGAATATAAAACCATTAGTGCAGATTCCAACGCCCAGTTGGCTGAATCTTTAACGCCAGTTTATCCCTCTACTGAGGGCGTCAAACAAATTACCTTGCGTAATTTGACCGAGCAAGCCCTCACATTGCTTGATAAAGGCGGTTTAGCTGAATTGCTACCTGAGGATGTTTATCAGCAGCAAGTCGGTTTAATTGAAGCTTTACATTTAGTACACAGGCCTCCTCCTGATGTGACGCTGGCTTTACTTGAGGAAGGTAAGCACCCCGCTCAGCAGCGCTTAGCGCTAGAAGAGCTATTGGCCCATCACTTAAGTGTGCTTAAAGTACGCCAGCAAAGTCAGTTGCAAAAAGGCTTTGCTATCACCCCAAGTGAGCCCCTGCTGAAACAGCTACTCGATAGCTTGCCATTTGATTTAACGGGTGCCCAGCAACGTGTTATCAACGACATTCAACACGATATGCAGCGCCCAACCCCCATGATGCGTTTAGTGCAAGGGGACGTAGGGTCAGGTAAAACACTGGTCGCTGCCATGGCTGCGCTATCAGCGATCAGTGCAGGCTACCAAGTGGTTATGATGGCGCCTACTGAGCTGCTGGCAGAACAACATATGAACAATTTTCAAGGTTGGTT encodes:
- a CDS encoding peroxiredoxin-like family protein — its product is MMTNVKATIGCLLLLLAVLSSTVLAFERTTIAEDAQDVTPLLVGHFAPNTKLQTADGAPVSLKAITMQKPTVLIFYRGGWCPYCNRQLAGLKDIEKSLDDLGYQILAISPETPAQLQAQKLQSKFTVQLLSDSKLETIRGFGIGYYVPEDKTAQYKEKKGIELNASAEAGRGVLPAPAVFILDEQGVIKFSYVNPDYKQRLSPEFLYQAAKYSL